A window of the Cannabis sativa cultivar Pink pepper isolate KNU-18-1 chromosome X, ASM2916894v1, whole genome shotgun sequence genome harbors these coding sequences:
- the LOC115720758 gene encoding uncharacterized protein LOC115720758 isoform X1 encodes MQKERNTTDPIDRGELWKRARQNNKGSYLNDETREKRELIKERGELTVIGQNDVLTQALGTPEHPGRVRGKGFGVVQYEVFKKPPRGFKTLQEEQFRYETKNAAAFESQIKNLTEHIKLLQSQIEKIALQKQPSQPSDTNDVDATVHHNISTNSSKDIPTPESHLRSSTPSVKGIPCSLLVEPDFKLVAKGYIIETISSDIHGKPIGDDKRVTISEAIVPKAKLPVKVPGVMELVEEAVDSCVAWPTHLVVVSNEEIPKKATSSISRKRKIPTSQKEFSIITSKPKEQPPKLSAQLSLAKEKPHIETLIHPSSEKEKLYIEQPTSIPSSSSSVREKPLLDLCEIPKNIPASLKSLIKSTFKLNKEYMYEVPIPKDICGLGKQILYIGVKDLLELAKFKEISASVITLYIRKLHACISTECTEHLWCFAEPSLLAFIGNNTIDARTRYLSLRLQNTLRGGLLTLPYHPGRHWMLILINPWQEIVFSLNPSGQKIGDDAMTCVRNAFAIYNASKGRRGNRNGPKWITVQCPKQPGSVDCGYCVMLYMKELMTIENDRNELLENNFKGKVEYTMDEINELREEWTEALMDHMA; translated from the exons ATGCAAAAGGAGCGAAACACGACTGATCCAATAGATCGTGGAGAGCTATGGAAGCGTGCAAGGCAAAATAACAAGGGATCTTATTTAAATGATGAGACAAGAGAAAAAAGAGAACTAATT AAAGAAAGGGGGGAACTAACTGTTATCGGCCAGAACGATGTTCTTACTCAAGCATTGGGTACTCCGGAGCACCCAGGGCGAGTGCGTGGTAAAGGTTTTGGTGTTGTGCAATATGAAGTATTCAAGAAGCCTCCAAGGGGGTTTAAGACTCTACAGGAGGAGCAATTTAGATATGAAACCAAAAATGCAGCTGCCTTTGAGAGTCAAATAAAGAACTTAACTGAACACATCAAGTTGCTACAGAGTCAAATTGAAAAGATAGCATTACAAAAACAACCTAGTCAACCATCAGACACTAATGATGTTGACGCTACTGTGCATCACAATATTTCTACTAATTCTTCTAAAGATATTCCTACTCCAGAATCACACCTACGCTCTTCAACGCCATCAGTAAAG GGTATTCCTTGTAGTTTGCTTGTTGAACCAGATTTTAAGTTGGTTGCAAAAGGATATATTATAGAGACCATCTCAAGTGACATACATGGGAAACCCATAGGTGATGACAAAAGGGTTACAATATCTGAGGCCATTGTTCCAAAAGCAAAGCTACCTGTAAAAGTTCCTGGGGTGATGGAGTTAGTTGAAGAAGCTGTGGACTCATGTGTTGCATGGCCTACACATTTGGTTGTAGTAAGCAATGAGGAG ATACCAAAAAAAGCAACTTCAAGTATTAGCCGTAAGAGAAAGATTCCTACTTCACAAAAAGAATTTTCCATTATCACATCCAAACCAAAGGAACAACCACCTAAGCTGTCTGCCCAACTATCTCTGGCAAAGGAAAAGCCACACATTGAGACACTTATCCATCCATCTAGTGAAAAGGAAAAGTTGTACATCGAGCAACCAACAAGCATCCCCTCATCTTCATCCAGTGTTAGGGAAAAACCACTATTGGATTTATGTGAAATCCCAAAGAACATTCCTGCAAGCCTAAAATCATTAATAAAGTCTACTTTCAAGCTTAACAAGGAGTACATGTATGAGGTTCCAATTCCTAAAGATATATGTGGACTTGGTAAGCAGATCTTGTACATTGGAGTAAAAGACCTTCTTGAGCTTGCTAAGTTTAAGGAAATTAGTGCTTCTGTGATCACTCTTTACATCAG AAAACTACATGCTTGTATCAGTACAGAATGCACTGAGCATTTGTGGTGTTTTGCTGAGCCTTCTCTCCTTGCATTCATTGGGAATAACACGATTGATGCCCGAACTCGATATCTTTCCTTGCGTCTACAGAATACATTAAGGGGAGGTTTGTTGACTCTACCATACCACCCAGG ACGACATTGGATGTTGATTCTTATCAACCCATGGCAAGAAATTGTGTTCTCCCTCAATCCTAGCGGGCAAAAGATTGGAGATGATGCAATGACATGTGTTCGAAA tgcaTTTGCAATATACAATGCATCAAAGGGTAGAAGAGGAAATAGAAATGGCCCCAAATGGATAACAGTTCAG TGTCCCAAACAACCAGGAAGTGTGGACTGTGGATACTGCGTAATGCTTTATATGAAAGAACTCATGACAATAGAAAATGACCGAAATGAACTTCTTGAAAATAAT tttaaAGGAAAAGTTGAGTATACAATGGATGAAATCAACGAGTTACGTGAAGAATGGACTGAAGCACTTATGGATCATATGGCATAG
- the LOC115720758 gene encoding uncharacterized protein LOC115720758 isoform X2, which produces MQKERNTTDPIDRGELWKRARQNNKGSYLNDETREKRELIKERGELTVIGQNDVLTQALGTPEHPGRVRGKGFGVVQYEVFKKPPRGFKTLQEEQFRYETKNAAAFESQIKNLTEHIKLLQSQIEKIALQKQPSQPSDTNDVDATVHHNISTNSSKDIPTPESHLRSSTPSVKGIPCSLLVEPDFKLVAKGYIIETISSDIHGKPIGDDKRVTISEAIVPKAKLPVKVPGVMELVEEAVDSCVAWPTHLVVVSNEEIPKKATSSISRKRKIPTSQKEFSIITSKPKEQPPKLSAQLSLAKEKPHIETLIHPSSEKEKLYIEQPTSIPSSSSSVREKPLLDLCEIPKNIPASLKSLIKSTFKLNKEYMYEVPIPKDICGLGKQILYIGVKDLLELAKFKEISASVITLYISTECTEHLWCFAEPSLLAFIGNNTIDARTRYLSLRLQNTLRGGLLTLPYHPGRHWMLILINPWQEIVFSLNPSGQKIGDDAMTCVRNAFAIYNASKGRRGNRNGPKWITVQCPKQPGSVDCGYCVMLYMKELMTIENDRNELLENNFKGKVEYTMDEINELREEWTEALMDHMA; this is translated from the exons ATGCAAAAGGAGCGAAACACGACTGATCCAATAGATCGTGGAGAGCTATGGAAGCGTGCAAGGCAAAATAACAAGGGATCTTATTTAAATGATGAGACAAGAGAAAAAAGAGAACTAATT AAAGAAAGGGGGGAACTAACTGTTATCGGCCAGAACGATGTTCTTACTCAAGCATTGGGTACTCCGGAGCACCCAGGGCGAGTGCGTGGTAAAGGTTTTGGTGTTGTGCAATATGAAGTATTCAAGAAGCCTCCAAGGGGGTTTAAGACTCTACAGGAGGAGCAATTTAGATATGAAACCAAAAATGCAGCTGCCTTTGAGAGTCAAATAAAGAACTTAACTGAACACATCAAGTTGCTACAGAGTCAAATTGAAAAGATAGCATTACAAAAACAACCTAGTCAACCATCAGACACTAATGATGTTGACGCTACTGTGCATCACAATATTTCTACTAATTCTTCTAAAGATATTCCTACTCCAGAATCACACCTACGCTCTTCAACGCCATCAGTAAAG GGTATTCCTTGTAGTTTGCTTGTTGAACCAGATTTTAAGTTGGTTGCAAAAGGATATATTATAGAGACCATCTCAAGTGACATACATGGGAAACCCATAGGTGATGACAAAAGGGTTACAATATCTGAGGCCATTGTTCCAAAAGCAAAGCTACCTGTAAAAGTTCCTGGGGTGATGGAGTTAGTTGAAGAAGCTGTGGACTCATGTGTTGCATGGCCTACACATTTGGTTGTAGTAAGCAATGAGGAG ATACCAAAAAAAGCAACTTCAAGTATTAGCCGTAAGAGAAAGATTCCTACTTCACAAAAAGAATTTTCCATTATCACATCCAAACCAAAGGAACAACCACCTAAGCTGTCTGCCCAACTATCTCTGGCAAAGGAAAAGCCACACATTGAGACACTTATCCATCCATCTAGTGAAAAGGAAAAGTTGTACATCGAGCAACCAACAAGCATCCCCTCATCTTCATCCAGTGTTAGGGAAAAACCACTATTGGATTTATGTGAAATCCCAAAGAACATTCCTGCAAGCCTAAAATCATTAATAAAGTCTACTTTCAAGCTTAACAAGGAGTACATGTATGAGGTTCCAATTCCTAAAGATATATGTGGACTTGGTAAGCAGATCTTGTACATTGGAGTAAAAGACCTTCTTGAGCTTGCTAAGTTTAAGGAAATTAGTGCTTCTGTGATCACTCTTTACATCAG TACAGAATGCACTGAGCATTTGTGGTGTTTTGCTGAGCCTTCTCTCCTTGCATTCATTGGGAATAACACGATTGATGCCCGAACTCGATATCTTTCCTTGCGTCTACAGAATACATTAAGGGGAGGTTTGTTGACTCTACCATACCACCCAGG ACGACATTGGATGTTGATTCTTATCAACCCATGGCAAGAAATTGTGTTCTCCCTCAATCCTAGCGGGCAAAAGATTGGAGATGATGCAATGACATGTGTTCGAAA tgcaTTTGCAATATACAATGCATCAAAGGGTAGAAGAGGAAATAGAAATGGCCCCAAATGGATAACAGTTCAG TGTCCCAAACAACCAGGAAGTGTGGACTGTGGATACTGCGTAATGCTTTATATGAAAGAACTCATGACAATAGAAAATGACCGAAATGAACTTCTTGAAAATAAT tttaaAGGAAAAGTTGAGTATACAATGGATGAAATCAACGAGTTACGTGAAGAATGGACTGAAGCACTTATGGATCATATGGCATAG